The Eleginops maclovinus isolate JMC-PN-2008 ecotype Puerto Natales chromosome 3, JC_Emac_rtc_rv5, whole genome shotgun sequence genome includes a region encoding these proteins:
- the csf3r gene encoding granulocyte colony-stimulating factor receptor isoform X2, with product MFDRPEAPQNISCQTNLTTPNTLTCSWDPGQQETHLLTKYSLHTEIWDTNENFTYELPAGVHRYIIPRTGFGLFSDMKIYVKAVNELGEATSAPIILEPVSAAKFDPPTILKIQAESKRYGCLKLSWSLSQQQAWMRDLRLNLEVRIKTADSSYWSEQPILVNRVRPARSVDQCRLRHGTQYLAQIRVRYQQSPWSEWSSRQSGVTLETAPAGRLDSWMKVSGDQLHKQLNIQLFWKPSKQFRANGQNLSYIVSGKKLPVTNGKVCSTKGNYCTFQLPERAKKIYLSAVNAAGKSSPTEVRIHLPKDRAVVSDVSVIPQDDRSLLVQWKNLVSSTLIGFVVDWRPLLKTDLSLTQFEITDRNQTRLVITGSFEPYKPYGISVYPRFKDGIGLPQTVNAYSRQKAPSMVPKIQIKKSWQSHVELTWDEIPLDQRNGIIQSYKVFYCDKKGTINVVSAEPGERRVVLKGLNTESLYEAFMMVSTSGGSMNGSTIQFNMDPFDAVTVVTTLIVSGVGLSLVLIIIVMTCFSNHKRLKGRFWPAVPDPANSSIKRWTSESTQDSHLDWDNEEPNPMYLSHLSFLELPVKLSKEDDDPWLSNKEDTSDLGESICGSPFLSGYCGSNSDSVPYATVIFSGPCDSLTSKDPHVYLRSESTQPLLENEESVTPKCYQNMATDGMQSEQCFFGPCHNCVPEEGNDPRILWDDFPFLHSLTLNDTQID from the exons ATGTTTG ATCGACCAGAAGCACCGCAGAATATCAGCTGTCAGACCAACCTCACCACCCCCAACACCCTGACCTGTAGCTGGGATCCTGGGCAGCAGGAGACCCACCTGCTCACAAAGTACAGCCTCCACACAGAGATATG GGATACAAACGAGAACTTCACTTACGAGCTGCCTGCGGGAGTCCACCGTTATATTATCCCTCGCACCGGCTTTGGCCTTTTCTCAGATATGAAGATATACGTGAAGGCGGTGAATGAACTTGGGGAGGCCACCTCAGCACCCATTATATTAGAGCCAGTCAGTGCCG CTAAGTTTGACCCACCAACGATTCTGAAGATTCAAGCAGAGTCAAAAAGGTACGGCTGCCTGAAGCTGAGCTGGAGCTTATCTCAGCAGCAGGCCTGGATGCGTGACTTACGCCTGAACCTGGAAGTCCGAATCAAAACTGCTGACAGCAGCTACTGGAGCGAACAGCCA ATCCTGGTAAACCGGGTTAGACCAGCTAGATCTGTGGACCAGTGTCGTCTCCGTCACGGGACGCAGTATCTCGCCCAGATCAGAGTCCGATACCAGCAGAGCCCCTGGAGTGAGTGGAGCAGCCGCCAGTCTGGAGTCACCTTGGAGACTG CTCCCGCTGGACGCCTAGACTCGTGGATGAAGGTATCGGGGGATCAACTGCacaaacaactcaacatacaatTGTTTTGGAAG CCATCAAAACAATTCCGCGCCAACGGCCAGAATCTGTCATACATTGTCTCAGGAAAGAAGCTGCCAGTTACGAATGGAAAAGTCTGCTCTACAAAGGGGAATTACTGTACCTTCCAGCTTCCCGAGAGAGCAAAGAAAATTTATCTGAGTGCTGTAAATGCAGCAGGAAAATCCTCCCCAACTGAAGTTCGGATTCACCTACCAAAAG atcGTGCCGTGGTTTCAGACGTCTCAGTCATTCCTCAGGACGACAGATCTCTACTGGTTCAGTGGAAAAACCTGGTTTCCTCAACTCTCATTGGCTTTGTGGTAGATTGGAGACCTTTGTTAAAAACAGACCTCTCTCTCACCCAATTTGAAATAACCGACAGAAACCAGACACGTCTTGTTATTACGG GCAGCTTTGAGCCCTACAAGCCCTATGGGATCTCTGTGTATCCCAGGTTTAAGGATGGAATAGGCCTTCCTCAGACTGTTAATGCCTACTCGAGACAAAAAG ctccATCCATGGTTCcgaaaatacaaattaaaaagagCTGGCAGTCACATGTTGAGCTCACCTGGGATGAAATACCGTTAGACCAGAGGAACGGGATCATCCAGAGCTACAAAGTCTTCTACTGTGATAAAAAGGGAACCATTAACG TTGTGAGTGCTGAaccaggagagaggagggtggTCCTGAAAGGCCTCAACACTGAGTCTCTGTATGAAGCTTTCATGATGGTTAGCACGTCTGGCGGGAGCATGAACGGATCAACGATTCAATTTAATATGGATCCTTTCG ATGCGGTTACTGTTGTGACGACTTTGATTGTGTCGGGTGTTGGACTGTCATTGGTGCTTATAATCATAGTCATGACTTGTTTCTCCAACCACAAAAG GCTGAAAGGGCGTTTTTGGCCAGCTGTTCCAGATCCGGCTAATAGCAGCATCAAGAGATGGACATCAGAATCGACCCAG GATTCCCATCTTGACTGGGACAATGAGGAGCCCAATCCGATGTACCTGTCCCACCTGAGCTTCCTGGAGCTCCCTGTGAAACTCAGTAAGGAGGACGATGACCCCTGGTTAAGCAACAAAGAAGACACCAGTGACCTTGGGGAATCCATTTGTGGTTCACCCTTCCTCTCTGGCTACTGCGGGTCAAACAGCGACTCTGTTCCTTACGCTACTGTGATCTTCTCTGGTCCCTGCGACAGTCTTACATCCAAAGACCCTCATGTGTACCTGCGTTCTGAGTCCACGCAGCCCCTCCTGGAGAATGAAGAATCCGTCACTCCAAAGTGCTACCAGAATATGGCAACGGATGGGATGCAGAGTGAGCAATGTTTCTTTGGACCGTGCCATAATTGCGTACCTGAGGAAGGGAACGACCCAAGGATTCTGTGGGATGACTTTCCTTTTCTACACTCCTTGACCTTAAATGATACTCAAATTGACTAA
- the csf3r gene encoding granulocyte colony-stimulating factor receptor isoform X1, with translation MLLLVIVMLLAFVNGVRNEDDVQPCAKVQTASTVVPLGSPVSATCVIRDNCPLVIGQAVHIEWRLGDRLFPGSLVANESGMGSEVVIPSFNHTRGFLTCCVQASTLQVVGGVEIRAGYRPEAPQNISCQTNLTTPNTLTCSWDPGQQETHLLTKYSLHTEIWDTNENFTYELPAGVHRYIIPRTGFGLFSDMKIYVKAVNELGEATSAPIILEPVSAAKFDPPTILKIQAESKRYGCLKLSWSLSQQQAWMRDLRLNLEVRIKTADSSYWSEQPILVNRVRPARSVDQCRLRHGTQYLAQIRVRYQQSPWSEWSSRQSGVTLETAPAGRLDSWMKVSGDQLHKQLNIQLFWKPSKQFRANGQNLSYIVSGKKLPVTNGKVCSTKGNYCTFQLPERAKKIYLSAVNAAGKSSPTEVRIHLPKDRAVVSDVSVIPQDDRSLLVQWKNLVSSTLIGFVVDWRPLLKTDLSLTQFEITDRNQTRLVITGSFEPYKPYGISVYPRFKDGIGLPQTVNAYSRQKAPSMVPKIQIKKSWQSHVELTWDEIPLDQRNGIIQSYKVFYCDKKGTINVVSAEPGERRVVLKGLNTESLYEAFMMVSTSGGSMNGSTIQFNMDPFDAVTVVTTLIVSGVGLSLVLIIIVMTCFSNHKRLKGRFWPAVPDPANSSIKRWTSESTQDSHLDWDNEEPNPMYLSHLSFLELPVKLSKEDDDPWLSNKEDTSDLGESICGSPFLSGYCGSNSDSVPYATVIFSGPCDSLTSKDPHVYLRSESTQPLLENEESVTPKCYQNMATDGMQSEQCFFGPCHNCVPEEGNDPRILWDDFPFLHSLTLNDTQID, from the exons ATGTTGCTGTTGGTGATTGTCATGCTGCTGGCATTTGTGAATGGAGTGAGAAATG AGGATGACGTACAGCCGTGTGCAAAGGTCCAGACGGCCAGCACAGTGGTGCCTTTGGGGTCGCCTGTCAGCGCCACCTGTGTGATCAGGGACAACTGCCCTCTGGTCATTGGACAAGCTGTTCACATAGAGTGGCGACTCGGAGATCGCTTATTCCCCGGCAGCCTCGTGGCCAATGAGAGCGGCATGGGGTCGGAGGTTGTGATACCGAGCTTTAATCACACCAGGGGTTTCCTCACCTGCTGCGTCCAGGCCTCTACTCTTCAAGTGGTCGGAGGAGTGGAGATCAGAGCTGGAT ATCGACCAGAAGCACCGCAGAATATCAGCTGTCAGACCAACCTCACCACCCCCAACACCCTGACCTGTAGCTGGGATCCTGGGCAGCAGGAGACCCACCTGCTCACAAAGTACAGCCTCCACACAGAGATATG GGATACAAACGAGAACTTCACTTACGAGCTGCCTGCGGGAGTCCACCGTTATATTATCCCTCGCACCGGCTTTGGCCTTTTCTCAGATATGAAGATATACGTGAAGGCGGTGAATGAACTTGGGGAGGCCACCTCAGCACCCATTATATTAGAGCCAGTCAGTGCCG CTAAGTTTGACCCACCAACGATTCTGAAGATTCAAGCAGAGTCAAAAAGGTACGGCTGCCTGAAGCTGAGCTGGAGCTTATCTCAGCAGCAGGCCTGGATGCGTGACTTACGCCTGAACCTGGAAGTCCGAATCAAAACTGCTGACAGCAGCTACTGGAGCGAACAGCCA ATCCTGGTAAACCGGGTTAGACCAGCTAGATCTGTGGACCAGTGTCGTCTCCGTCACGGGACGCAGTATCTCGCCCAGATCAGAGTCCGATACCAGCAGAGCCCCTGGAGTGAGTGGAGCAGCCGCCAGTCTGGAGTCACCTTGGAGACTG CTCCCGCTGGACGCCTAGACTCGTGGATGAAGGTATCGGGGGATCAACTGCacaaacaactcaacatacaatTGTTTTGGAAG CCATCAAAACAATTCCGCGCCAACGGCCAGAATCTGTCATACATTGTCTCAGGAAAGAAGCTGCCAGTTACGAATGGAAAAGTCTGCTCTACAAAGGGGAATTACTGTACCTTCCAGCTTCCCGAGAGAGCAAAGAAAATTTATCTGAGTGCTGTAAATGCAGCAGGAAAATCCTCCCCAACTGAAGTTCGGATTCACCTACCAAAAG atcGTGCCGTGGTTTCAGACGTCTCAGTCATTCCTCAGGACGACAGATCTCTACTGGTTCAGTGGAAAAACCTGGTTTCCTCAACTCTCATTGGCTTTGTGGTAGATTGGAGACCTTTGTTAAAAACAGACCTCTCTCTCACCCAATTTGAAATAACCGACAGAAACCAGACACGTCTTGTTATTACGG GCAGCTTTGAGCCCTACAAGCCCTATGGGATCTCTGTGTATCCCAGGTTTAAGGATGGAATAGGCCTTCCTCAGACTGTTAATGCCTACTCGAGACAAAAAG ctccATCCATGGTTCcgaaaatacaaattaaaaagagCTGGCAGTCACATGTTGAGCTCACCTGGGATGAAATACCGTTAGACCAGAGGAACGGGATCATCCAGAGCTACAAAGTCTTCTACTGTGATAAAAAGGGAACCATTAACG TTGTGAGTGCTGAaccaggagagaggagggtggTCCTGAAAGGCCTCAACACTGAGTCTCTGTATGAAGCTTTCATGATGGTTAGCACGTCTGGCGGGAGCATGAACGGATCAACGATTCAATTTAATATGGATCCTTTCG ATGCGGTTACTGTTGTGACGACTTTGATTGTGTCGGGTGTTGGACTGTCATTGGTGCTTATAATCATAGTCATGACTTGTTTCTCCAACCACAAAAG GCTGAAAGGGCGTTTTTGGCCAGCTGTTCCAGATCCGGCTAATAGCAGCATCAAGAGATGGACATCAGAATCGACCCAG GATTCCCATCTTGACTGGGACAATGAGGAGCCCAATCCGATGTACCTGTCCCACCTGAGCTTCCTGGAGCTCCCTGTGAAACTCAGTAAGGAGGACGATGACCCCTGGTTAAGCAACAAAGAAGACACCAGTGACCTTGGGGAATCCATTTGTGGTTCACCCTTCCTCTCTGGCTACTGCGGGTCAAACAGCGACTCTGTTCCTTACGCTACTGTGATCTTCTCTGGTCCCTGCGACAGTCTTACATCCAAAGACCCTCATGTGTACCTGCGTTCTGAGTCCACGCAGCCCCTCCTGGAGAATGAAGAATCCGTCACTCCAAAGTGCTACCAGAATATGGCAACGGATGGGATGCAGAGTGAGCAATGTTTCTTTGGACCGTGCCATAATTGCGTACCTGAGGAAGGGAACGACCCAAGGATTCTGTGGGATGACTTTCCTTTTCTACACTCCTTGACCTTAAATGATACTCAAATTGACTAA
- the mrps15 gene encoding small ribosomal subunit protein uS15m, whose protein sequence is MLTNIALRTVLKASVSVFRGSCSAGLTAAPRVTGGCFAIPPPVRHYARVVKKKKTGPESQLSDLPPTLLKSGFAAVPLAQTTDDVIKRLLSLELASHSEKLQLKKEQLIAKVQRDENDRSSVEVKVAILTTKIRNFQEHLRQHNKDKSNKRRMLMAIDRRKKLLKNLRLVNYDAFEKVCEQLGITYSFPPEYYRRVTHRWVAKKALCIKVFQEVQKQKAEQRLKMSQSLAPTDPKAAKTAAV, encoded by the exons ATGTTAACCAACATTGCTCTGCGAACTGTTCTGAAGGCTTCAGTCAGTGTTTTCCGAGGGAGCTGCAGCGCTGGTCTGACAGCAGCACCGAGAGTCACAGGCG GTTGCTTCGCTATTCCTCCACCAGTGAGACATTATGCTCGTGttgtaaagaaaaagaagacag gCCCTGAGAGCCAACTCAGTGATCTCCCTCCAACATTACTGAAGAGTGGCTTTGCAGCCGTGCCCCTCGCGCAAac GACTGATGATGTTATCAAAAGACTTCTTTCATTGGAGCTGGCGAGTCAT AGTGAAAAGCTCCAGCTGAAAAAGGAACAGCTGATCGCAAAAGTCCAGAGGGATGAGAATGACCGCAGCTCAGTGGAAGTCAAGG TGGCTATTTTGACAACGAAAATCCGAAACTTCCAGGAGCACCTGCGACAACACAACAAG GACAAATCTAATAAAAGGCGGATGCTCATGGCCATTGATCGAAGGAAAAAGCTATTGAAAAACCTGAGGTTGGTTAACTACGATGCCTTTGAGAAGGTGTGCGAGCAGCTGGGCATCACTTACAGTTTCCCCCCGGAGTACTACAGGCGGGTCACTCATCGCTGGGTGGCTAAGAAGGCCCTCTGCATTAAG GTCTTCCAGGAAGTGCAGAAGCAGAAAGCAGAGCAGAGGCTGAAGATGAGCCAGAGTTTAGCCCCCACAGACCCCAAGGCAGCCAAGACAGCAGCTGTTTAG
- the LOC134861627 gene encoding cornifelin-like gives MSNPVVTHQPAAGSYGTNVQTGEWSTGLCSCFSDLLVCAVGCFCPLALSCYTAHKYGENCCLGCLPGGSTAMRTHMRLTYGIQGTIINDALMTFCCGTCEVCRMAREIRIRNGEM, from the exons ATGTCAAACCCAGTGGTCACCCACCAACCAGCTGCAGGCAGCTACGGGACAAACGTCCAAACAGGGGAGTGGAGCACCGGCCTGTGCTCCTGCTTCAGTGACTTGTTAGTCT GTGCTGTTGGTTGCTTCTGTCCACTTGCATTGAGCTGCTACACAGCTCATAAGTATGGAGAAAACTGCTGCTTGGGTTGTCTGCCAGGAGGCTCAACAGCCATGAGGACTCACATGAGACTGACTTATGGCATACAG GGAACAATAATCAACGACGCCTTGATGACCTTCTGCTGCGGAACCTGTGAGGTGTGCAGGATGGCGCGTGAAATCCGCATCAGGAATGGAGAAATGTGA